A genome region from Melospiza melodia melodia isolate bMelMel2 chromosome 26, bMelMel2.pri, whole genome shotgun sequence includes the following:
- the CTNNBIP1 gene encoding beta-catenin-interacting protein 1: protein MNREGVPGKSPEEMYIQQKVRVLLMLRKMGSNLTASEEEFLRTYAGVVNSQLSQLPQHSIDQGAEDVVMAFSRSETEDRRQ, encoded by the exons ATGAACCGTGAGGGTGTCCCCGGGAAGAGTCCGGAGGAGATGTACATTCAGCAGAAAGTGAGAGTGCTGCTCATGCTCAGGAAGATGGGATCAAAC CTGACGGCCAGCGAGGAGGAGTTCCTGCGCACGTACGCGGGGGTGGTGAACAGCCAGCTGagccagctgccccagcactccaTCGACCAGG GTGCTGAGGATGTTGTGATGGCATTTTCCAGGTCAGAGACAGAAGACAGAAGACAGtaa